The following are from one region of the Leucobacter sp. Psy1 genome:
- a CDS encoding PP2C family serine/threonine-protein phosphatase, with the protein MSEQEPRVAAAARSHVGMHRTVNEDSVIAEDPYFLVADGLGGHEAGDLASQAAVSVFAEELGRPAALPAIEYAIERARAAVLDVSRTTSRGAGTTLSGVIRCEHDGFPCWYVVNVGDSRVYLLRGGAFTQLTSDHSLFAELEAAGRSEAADVPRNVITRALGAGDSRHDSWLLPMQTGDRILVCSDGLTNELTDEELRGVLTVGGRPESVADELVQRACEAGGHDNISVVVVDTLFALEPPPDTGGTDAQSWDSSFVDTADDATRDASGR; encoded by the coding sequence GTGAGCGAGCAGGAACCCCGGGTCGCCGCAGCCGCGCGATCGCACGTGGGCATGCACCGGACGGTGAACGAAGACTCCGTGATCGCGGAGGATCCGTACTTCCTCGTCGCGGACGGACTCGGCGGCCACGAGGCCGGCGATCTCGCGAGCCAGGCGGCTGTGTCGGTCTTCGCGGAGGAGCTCGGCCGCCCGGCCGCGCTCCCGGCCATCGAGTACGCGATCGAGCGTGCGCGCGCTGCGGTGCTGGACGTCTCCCGGACGACCTCCCGCGGCGCGGGCACCACGCTGTCCGGCGTGATCCGGTGCGAGCACGACGGCTTCCCCTGCTGGTACGTGGTCAACGTGGGCGACTCGCGGGTCTACCTGCTGCGGGGCGGAGCGTTCACGCAGCTCACGTCGGACCACTCCCTCTTCGCCGAGTTGGAGGCGGCCGGGCGCTCCGAGGCCGCGGACGTGCCGCGCAACGTGATCACGCGAGCCCTCGGCGCCGGGGACTCGCGGCACGATTCCTGGCTGCTGCCCATGCAGACGGGGGACCGTATCCTTGTATGCTCGGACGGGCTCACCAATGAGCTCACCGACGAGGAGCTGCGCGGCGTACTCACCGTCGGCGGACGACCCGAGTCCGTCGCGGATGAACTCGTGCAGCGCGCGTGCGAGGCCGGAGGCCACGACAACATCAGCGTCGTGGTGGTCGACACCCTGTTCGCACTCGAGCCGCCCCCCGACACCGGTGGGACCGACGCTCAGTCGTGGGACTCGTCGTTCGTGGACACCGCCGACGACGCGACGCGCGACGCGTCCGGGCGCTGA
- the putP gene encoding sodium/proline symporter PutP, whose amino-acid sequence MSNQVWLFIALGIYFVAMLLIGYLAYRRTSGHEDYMLGGRNLPPWVAALSAGASDMSGWLIMGLPGAIYLAGLIEAWIAVGLTLGAYFNWLVVAPRLRAYTQVAQNSITIPSFFENRLRDKTRLLRVVSSIIILVFFTLYVSSGMVAGGVFFQSAFDGDYIWGMVIVTAVTLAYTLFGGFLGASLTDVVQGLMLVTAIVLVPIIAVFSVGGFGEAMSLVRTLEPTHFDIFGGTGLTSVTVIGVLSGLAWGLGYFGQPHIIVRFMALRSPQEAKSARRIGITWQVLSLSGAVFAGLVGVAYVAQNNIDLADPETIVLMMSQALLHPLFAGFVLAAVLAAIMSTFSSQLIVCSSALVEDLYKVLKKTPPAEKNLVLLGRLCVLGVAIIAALLAVSPNDSILGLVSFAWAGFGASFGPIVILSLYWRKLTNWGALAAMVVGAVTVFVWSNLERGLFDLYELLPGFILATLTAVVVSLATYRRDENIENEFTETESLLVVQK is encoded by the coding sequence ATGTCCAACCAAGTCTGGCTCTTCATCGCGCTGGGGATCTACTTCGTCGCGATGCTCCTCATCGGCTACCTGGCATACCGCCGGACCTCGGGCCATGAGGACTACATGCTCGGCGGGCGAAACCTGCCGCCGTGGGTCGCGGCGCTCAGCGCGGGTGCCTCTGACATGTCCGGCTGGCTCATCATGGGCCTTCCCGGAGCCATCTACCTCGCGGGCCTGATCGAAGCGTGGATCGCCGTCGGCCTGACCCTCGGCGCCTACTTCAACTGGCTGGTCGTGGCACCGCGTCTGCGGGCGTACACGCAGGTGGCGCAGAACTCGATCACGATCCCGAGCTTCTTCGAGAACCGTCTGCGCGACAAGACCCGGCTGCTCCGGGTCGTCTCGAGCATCATCATTCTCGTGTTCTTCACGTTGTACGTCTCGTCGGGAATGGTCGCCGGCGGCGTCTTCTTCCAGAGCGCGTTCGACGGCGACTACATCTGGGGCATGGTCATCGTGACCGCGGTGACACTCGCCTACACGCTCTTCGGGGGCTTCCTGGGTGCATCGCTCACCGACGTCGTCCAGGGCCTCATGCTCGTGACCGCCATCGTGCTCGTGCCGATCATCGCCGTCTTCTCGGTCGGAGGTTTCGGCGAGGCGATGTCGCTCGTCCGCACCCTGGAGCCCACCCACTTCGATATCTTCGGCGGAACCGGCCTGACCTCCGTCACGGTGATCGGAGTCCTCTCCGGCCTCGCCTGGGGTCTCGGCTACTTCGGCCAGCCGCACATCATCGTCAGATTCATGGCGCTGCGCTCACCGCAGGAGGCGAAGAGCGCACGCCGTATCGGCATCACCTGGCAGGTCCTGTCGCTGTCGGGTGCCGTGTTCGCCGGTCTCGTGGGCGTCGCCTACGTCGCGCAGAACAACATCGACCTCGCCGATCCCGAGACGATCGTGCTGATGATGTCTCAGGCGCTGCTCCACCCGCTGTTCGCCGGCTTCGTCCTCGCCGCCGTGCTCGCCGCGATCATGAGCACGTTCTCGAGCCAGCTCATCGTGTGCTCGTCCGCGCTGGTGGAGGACCTGTACAAGGTCCTCAAGAAGACGCCGCCCGCTGAGAAGAACCTCGTGCTGCTCGGCCGCCTCTGCGTGCTCGGCGTCGCAATCATTGCGGCGCTCCTCGCAGTGAGCCCGAACGACTCGATCCTCGGCCTCGTGAGCTTCGCCTGGGCAGGCTTCGGCGCCTCCTTCGGACCGATCGTGATCCTCAGCCTGTACTGGCGCAAGCTCACCAACTGGGGCGCACTCGCCGCGATGGTCGTCGGAGCGGTCACGGTGTTCGTCTGGAGCAACCTCGAGCGCGGCCTGTTCGACCTCTACGAGCTGCTGCCCGGCTTCATCCTCGCGACCCTGACCGCGGTCGTCGTCAGCCTGGCGACGTACCGTCGCGACGAGAACATCGAGAACGAGTTCACGGAGACGGAGAGTCTGCTCGTCGTCCAGAAGTGA
- a CDS encoding transglutaminase domain-containing protein, with translation MSAEQVRDRAGAESGERVPARAGRRARAAGSSLGAAALVLAVILFAGIAAEPLYDTDFRWITVGVGGLLAGLVTWAGIRWRWGAFTIPALFAAFAIVVVPLAVPDTPFDDAAAILRGLIDGLAAVALGWKQLLTLDLPVGTYQAVLVPLLVTVMLSASGATALALRGGRAAPVAAVGVILPVAFGTAFGPAEVSEPLVLQGWELAAPRELAIWFAAGAVATAWVAWSAGAARRRAIRLGRASARATSRMAVRRVRGNRAARGLAGAALVVVALAAGAAFAPTVAADDRRVPRDRVDPELVVREQTSALASYRAWKRDGAYDQSLFSVSVDGAAPHRLRLAVLDRFDGVDFSVGDVADTGRFTRFPTGDRVEDPTEVQVRFDEGYRGIWMPLAPPLAAPPEFSGPRAADLTDGFYLNRSAGSGIAVPNGAGVRPGDAFTASMSAVADASLDDTPAHTEPGIDLEAMPQLDRWLRAQALPASGPGLAQAIERLRERGYLSHSLTDGEGENDWLVPLSETYGTRFVTSPGGHSVARLETLFEQLAEQQSTAGEGATSEMLVAGIGDDEQFAAAAALVARAMGFDSRVVVGVRLDEGVPGVPACEASCAGQHVGAWVEARGADGVWAPFDVTPQVETPPRTLTEGERYPEFATVPEERDASVSDPPIGASDSETDDADREEAEDWAAWLEAARIAGLSLAAVLLLALPFVFILAVKALRRASRRRARIPEVRALGAWDELVDRLSDLGQEGAVAARTETRRDLAYRLALTDGDRLVAVVDRAVFAPESVAAAEADALWDAVDHELDARKRAAGRWGRIRAACSLASFGVPRLVRRLRERWTDRRSA, from the coding sequence ATGAGCGCCGAGCAGGTGCGCGACCGCGCGGGCGCGGAATCCGGCGAGCGGGTGCCGGCTCGAGCCGGGCGCCGAGCGCGAGCGGCCGGATCGTCTCTCGGCGCCGCCGCGCTCGTGCTCGCCGTGATCCTGTTCGCCGGGATCGCTGCCGAGCCGCTGTACGACACCGACTTCCGGTGGATCACGGTCGGCGTCGGCGGGCTGCTCGCCGGTCTCGTCACCTGGGCGGGGATCCGATGGCGCTGGGGCGCATTCACGATCCCGGCACTCTTCGCGGCGTTCGCGATCGTCGTAGTCCCGCTCGCCGTACCCGATACGCCGTTCGACGACGCCGCTGCCATCCTGCGCGGCCTCATCGACGGTCTCGCAGCGGTCGCGCTGGGCTGGAAGCAGCTCCTCACACTCGACCTCCCGGTGGGTACGTATCAGGCCGTGCTCGTCCCGTTGCTCGTCACCGTCATGCTCTCCGCCTCGGGCGCGACGGCACTCGCGCTCCGCGGAGGGCGAGCCGCGCCGGTCGCGGCCGTCGGGGTGATCCTCCCGGTGGCGTTCGGCACCGCGTTCGGACCTGCCGAGGTCAGTGAGCCCCTCGTGCTGCAGGGTTGGGAGCTCGCAGCTCCCCGTGAGCTCGCGATCTGGTTCGCAGCCGGAGCCGTGGCGACGGCCTGGGTCGCGTGGTCGGCCGGAGCGGCGAGGCGACGGGCCATTAGGCTCGGACGCGCCTCGGCACGAGCGACCTCGCGGATGGCGGTGCGCCGGGTGCGGGGCAACCGTGCGGCGCGAGGCCTGGCCGGGGCGGCCCTCGTCGTCGTGGCGCTGGCCGCGGGCGCGGCGTTCGCACCGACCGTCGCGGCCGACGACCGGCGGGTACCGCGTGACCGGGTTGATCCGGAACTCGTCGTTCGCGAGCAGACGAGTGCGCTCGCGTCGTACCGGGCGTGGAAGCGCGACGGAGCCTACGACCAGTCGCTTTTCTCGGTCTCCGTCGACGGTGCCGCCCCGCATCGACTCAGACTCGCGGTGCTCGACCGTTTCGACGGTGTCGATTTCTCCGTCGGAGATGTCGCGGACACGGGGCGTTTCACTCGGTTCCCGACGGGGGACCGGGTCGAGGATCCGACCGAGGTGCAAGTCAGATTCGACGAGGGGTATCGCGGGATCTGGATGCCGCTCGCGCCGCCGCTCGCCGCACCCCCCGAGTTCTCGGGTCCGCGCGCGGCCGACCTGACCGACGGCTTCTACCTCAATCGGTCCGCGGGGAGCGGGATCGCGGTGCCGAACGGTGCGGGCGTGCGACCCGGGGACGCGTTCACGGCGTCGATGAGCGCGGTCGCCGATGCGTCCCTCGACGACACTCCGGCGCATACTGAACCGGGGATCGACCTGGAGGCGATGCCGCAGCTCGACCGCTGGCTCCGCGCGCAGGCGCTCCCCGCGAGCGGACCGGGCCTCGCACAGGCGATCGAGCGCCTGCGCGAGCGCGGTTATCTGAGTCACTCGCTCACGGACGGCGAGGGGGAGAACGACTGGCTCGTCCCGCTCTCCGAGACCTACGGCACTCGCTTCGTCACCAGCCCTGGCGGGCACTCCGTCGCCCGGCTGGAGACGCTCTTCGAACAGCTCGCGGAACAGCAGAGCACGGCGGGAGAGGGCGCCACCTCGGAGATGCTGGTCGCGGGGATCGGCGATGACGAGCAGTTCGCCGCGGCCGCCGCGCTCGTCGCGCGCGCCATGGGCTTCGACTCGCGCGTCGTCGTGGGGGTGCGCCTCGACGAGGGCGTTCCCGGTGTTCCCGCGTGCGAGGCCTCCTGCGCGGGGCAGCACGTCGGAGCCTGGGTCGAGGCGCGCGGGGCCGACGGGGTGTGGGCTCCCTTCGATGTGACGCCGCAGGTGGAGACACCGCCGCGCACCCTCACCGAGGGGGAGCGGTACCCGGAGTTCGCGACGGTCCCCGAGGAGCGCGACGCCTCCGTCAGCGACCCGCCGATCGGCGCGAGCGACTCCGAGACTGACGATGCCGACCGGGAAGAGGCGGAGGACTGGGCGGCATGGCTCGAGGCCGCACGCATCGCCGGGCTCTCCCTCGCGGCCGTCCTGCTCCTCGCGCTGCCGTTCGTCTTCATCCTCGCGGTCAAGGCGCTGCGACGCGCGTCCAGGCGCCGAGCGCGCATCCCCGAGGTGCGGGCGCTCGGAGCCTGGGACGAACTCGTCGACCGGCTGTCCGACCTCGGGCAGGAGGGCGCTGTCGCCGCCCGCACCGAGACCAGGCGAGACCTCGCGTACCGGCTCGCGCTGACCGATGGCGACCGACTCGTCGCGGTCGTCGACCGAGCGGTCTTCGCTCCCGAGAGTGTCGCTGCCGCCGAGGCCGATGCGCTCTGGGACGCGGTCGACCACGAGCTGGATGCCCGGAAGCGGGCGGCGGGACGCTGGGGCAGGATCCGCGCAGCGTGCTCCCTCGCCTCATTCGGCGTGCCCCGACTGGTCCGCCGCCTCCGCGAGCGGTGGACCGACAGGAGGTCGGCATGA
- a CDS encoding DUF5684 domain-containing protein — protein sequence MCDVAGDQARALAPGPSGDAVGLSGVLAPILTIWSLVGIALLVWYLWALARLFPRIGLPASAGWIPVWNQWRLLDRAGLPGWLAVLVVIPVVAVVPYVCSIIAMHRLNRAAGVGAEYTVLGAFLPPLWATLLAAELSEDAPLTQPLVPQAAPAAAPQSAPTYARAGERAVAPEAAAHAGLPGLPQQQAQPDAVPQPYRSQHSTPPSVAPAFLGEVDAAASASAGPVQQPDPPHEPWRELGVGDLPAAPASLRPEADRDRPDGQGRPGPQGPGEWWLGLTTEQEFARLAAEEQRPQQAPLRPTTPLRAFAWPGPEPVRDAEPAPGGTESAPPLHPVAEPAAQAQAPHAQAPAAAAPGEAPLRPASSADATPAETTDPSRRFRPPVHRAPEPEPDGSAQGPEVPAPESEDFAGLDDDLEQTVVARRPRSTGWIIELEDGTTIPLPADDVVIGRKPSADGVPAVAIPDPSRTLSKSHARLRRSGEVWTIEDLDSTNGVALVHEDGREEDVAPRTATVATRRLIIGTMRVVLTREGSAE from the coding sequence GTGTGCGACGTCGCCGGCGATCAGGCGCGCGCGCTCGCACCGGGCCCATCGGGTGACGCGGTGGGATTATCCGGAGTGCTCGCGCCGATCCTGACCATCTGGTCGCTCGTCGGCATCGCCCTGCTGGTCTGGTACCTCTGGGCGCTCGCGCGGCTCTTCCCGCGCATCGGGCTCCCGGCGTCGGCCGGGTGGATCCCGGTGTGGAACCAGTGGCGTCTGCTTGATCGCGCCGGCCTGCCGGGATGGCTCGCGGTCCTCGTCGTGATCCCGGTGGTCGCCGTCGTGCCCTACGTCTGCTCCATCATCGCGATGCACCGATTGAACCGTGCAGCGGGGGTCGGTGCCGAGTACACGGTGCTCGGCGCGTTCCTGCCTCCGCTCTGGGCGACCCTGCTCGCTGCCGAACTGAGCGAGGACGCACCGTTGACGCAGCCGCTCGTGCCGCAGGCGGCTCCGGCCGCCGCACCGCAGTCCGCTCCGACCTACGCCCGCGCCGGTGAGCGGGCGGTCGCTCCGGAGGCTGCTGCGCACGCCGGACTTCCCGGGCTCCCGCAGCAGCAGGCCCAGCCGGACGCCGTTCCGCAGCCGTACCGGTCCCAGCACAGTACGCCGCCGTCGGTCGCTCCGGCGTTCCTCGGCGAGGTCGATGCGGCTGCATCCGCCTCTGCCGGCCCGGTGCAGCAGCCCGACCCGCCGCACGAGCCCTGGCGAGAACTCGGCGTCGGTGACCTGCCCGCCGCACCGGCCTCGCTGCGCCCGGAAGCGGATCGAGACCGCCCGGACGGCCAGGGGCGACCGGGACCCCAGGGGCCGGGGGAGTGGTGGCTCGGACTCACGACGGAGCAGGAGTTCGCGCGTCTCGCGGCAGAGGAGCAGCGGCCCCAGCAGGCGCCCCTCCGGCCGACCACCCCGCTGCGCGCGTTCGCGTGGCCGGGCCCCGAACCGGTCCGAGATGCGGAGCCTGCTCCCGGCGGAACCGAGTCCGCGCCTCCGCTGCACCCCGTTGCCGAGCCGGCAGCGCAGGCCCAGGCCCCGCACGCTCAGGCGCCTGCCGCAGCGGCGCCTGGAGAAGCCCCGTTGCGCCCCGCATCCTCCGCGGATGCCACGCCGGCGGAGACCACCGACCCCTCGCGGAGATTCCGTCCGCCGGTGCACCGCGCGCCTGAACCTGAACCTGACGGGTCGGCTCAGGGCCCCGAGGTGCCTGCTCCGGAGTCCGAGGACTTCGCAGGTCTCGATGACGACCTCGAACAGACCGTCGTCGCTCGGCGTCCGCGATCCACGGGCTGGATCATCGAGCTGGAGGACGGCACGACGATCCCCCTCCCGGCCGACGATGTCGTGATCGGGCGGAAGCCCTCGGCAGACGGGGTTCCCGCCGTCGCGATTCCCGATCCGAGCCGGACGCTGTCCAAGTCCCACGCGCGGTTGCGCCGCTCGGGCGAGGTGTGGACGATCGAGGATCTCGACTCGACGAACGGCGTCGCCCTCGTGCACGAGGACGGCCGCGAGGAGGACGTCGCACCGCGCACCGCGACCGTCGCGACCCGTCGACTCATCATCGGCACGATGCGCGTCGTGCTCACACGAGAGGGCAGCGCCGAGTGA
- a CDS encoding MoxR family ATPase produces MNPEPQQSTADDAARQPVITPDQAQWVAQVFDACSDAIAEVIHGKRRVIELVFASVLAGGHVLLEDVPGTGKTALARALAQVIHGTSTRIQFTPDLLPSDVTGISVYDQRAGLFEFHAGPVFANVVLADEINRASPKTQSALLEVMEEGRVTVDGTSHDVPTPFLVIATQNPVEQAGTYRLPEAQLDRFMIKTSVGYPDEAAMMRILQGARGRSEPLEPIASTNVIEQAQRFAATTHVGSLVADYAVRLVEATRRASEVRLGASVRGALALVRLSSAWAAAHGRHYVTPDDIRDLAVPVLAHRLILEPEAEFDGVTAEQIVGQVLMDVEVPQENGGA; encoded by the coding sequence ATGAACCCCGAGCCGCAGCAGTCCACGGCCGACGACGCCGCCCGTCAGCCGGTCATCACGCCGGATCAGGCGCAGTGGGTGGCCCAGGTGTTCGACGCCTGCTCCGACGCCATCGCGGAGGTCATCCACGGCAAGCGACGGGTGATCGAGCTGGTGTTCGCGAGCGTGCTCGCCGGGGGCCACGTGCTGCTCGAGGACGTGCCAGGCACCGGCAAGACCGCGCTCGCCCGGGCGCTGGCGCAGGTGATCCACGGCACCTCGACGCGCATCCAGTTCACGCCCGACCTGCTGCCGAGCGACGTGACCGGAATCTCGGTGTACGACCAGCGCGCCGGCCTCTTCGAGTTCCACGCCGGCCCGGTCTTCGCGAACGTGGTGCTCGCGGATGAGATCAACCGAGCGAGCCCGAAGACGCAGTCCGCCCTGCTCGAGGTCATGGAGGAGGGTCGCGTGACGGTCGACGGCACCTCGCACGACGTGCCGACTCCGTTCCTCGTCATTGCGACTCAGAACCCGGTGGAGCAAGCCGGCACATACCGGCTTCCGGAGGCGCAGCTCGATCGGTTCATGATCAAGACCTCGGTCGGATACCCGGACGAGGCGGCGATGATGCGGATCCTGCAGGGCGCGCGTGGGCGGAGCGAGCCGCTCGAGCCCATCGCCTCGACGAACGTCATCGAACAGGCGCAGCGGTTCGCGGCCACCACGCACGTCGGCTCTCTGGTCGCCGACTACGCCGTACGACTCGTCGAGGCCACGCGCCGAGCGAGCGAGGTGCGGCTCGGCGCGAGCGTCCGCGGCGCGCTGGCGCTCGTCCGGCTCTCCTCGGCGTGGGCTGCTGCGCACGGTCGCCACTACGTCACGCCTGACGACATCCGCGATCTCGCGGTGCCTGTGCTCGCGCACCGTCTCATCCTTGAGCCCGAGGCGGAGTTCGACGGCGTTACGGCCGAGCAGATCGTCGGCCAGGTGCTCATGGACGTCGAGGTGCCCCAGGAGAACGGAGGGGCGTGA
- a CDS encoding DUF58 domain-containing protein: MKARTSRAPVSATGTRGRTIGTTRWGDTTRAGGGQGGAPSRRTRLRRWWRRSRVRVTRRVRRVTRTVTAPGWFVILATLGATGAALGAGWVEAAFLAVVGAVLLVTAVPFLAGSRSYLIRIVIDRDRVVVGDEVSAVVEVENGGARPALPATADLPVGEALRELAIPFIGPRGAVQLPVEIAAAERGVFEVGPITLSRRDPLGLLHREARWRDRHLVHVHPRTVTLPPGSAGLVRDLEGAASRRLTDADLSFHAVREYAHGDARRNIHWKSTAKTGVLMVRQFEESQTARTAILFDAVRAGYGSGQEFELGVSVAASLSLQAVREGRERFVASQWSSGRVRPSVDGLEELPAQTSTMLLDSWAELAHADEEARPLDELTRQLARSRRPLSVVFAVTGSGASAARLQRAATAFDPGVAVIAIRCELLADPHARRADACTVLTVGMLSDLPRLLLRGGGA; the protein is encoded by the coding sequence GTGAAAGCGAGGACTTCGCGCGCGCCGGTCTCCGCCACCGGGACGCGCGGTCGCACCATCGGGACGACCCGCTGGGGCGACACGACGCGCGCGGGCGGGGGCCAGGGCGGTGCTCCATCGCGCCGCACGCGGTTGCGGCGCTGGTGGCGTCGGTCGCGGGTGCGGGTGACGCGACGTGTCCGCCGCGTCACGCGAACGGTCACCGCCCCCGGCTGGTTCGTGATCCTCGCCACGCTGGGGGCTACGGGCGCCGCGCTCGGTGCTGGTTGGGTCGAGGCGGCGTTCCTCGCCGTCGTCGGGGCGGTGCTGCTCGTCACGGCGGTCCCCTTCCTCGCCGGGAGCCGCTCCTATCTCATCAGGATCGTGATCGACCGTGACCGGGTGGTGGTCGGCGATGAGGTCAGCGCCGTGGTCGAGGTCGAGAACGGCGGCGCGCGGCCAGCGTTGCCCGCGACCGCCGACCTGCCGGTGGGGGAGGCGCTGCGCGAGCTCGCGATCCCCTTCATCGGGCCGCGGGGGGCCGTGCAGTTGCCGGTCGAGATCGCTGCCGCCGAGCGCGGGGTCTTCGAAGTGGGGCCGATCACGCTGTCCAGGCGCGACCCGCTCGGCCTGCTGCATCGGGAAGCGAGATGGCGCGACCGGCACCTGGTCCACGTGCACCCCCGCACGGTGACGCTCCCGCCGGGATCCGCCGGACTCGTCCGCGACCTCGAGGGCGCGGCCAGTCGCCGCCTGACGGACGCGGATCTCTCGTTCCACGCCGTGCGCGAGTACGCCCACGGCGACGCACGGCGGAACATCCACTGGAAGTCGACGGCCAAGACCGGCGTGCTCATGGTGCGCCAGTTCGAGGAGTCACAGACGGCACGCACGGCGATCCTCTTCGATGCGGTGCGGGCCGGATACGGGAGCGGTCAGGAGTTCGAGCTCGGCGTGAGCGTCGCTGCCTCGCTGTCGCTCCAGGCCGTTCGCGAGGGGCGCGAGCGCTTCGTCGCGTCGCAGTGGTCCTCCGGGCGCGTGCGCCCGAGCGTCGACGGACTCGAGGAGCTCCCCGCCCAGACGTCGACGATGCTGCTCGACTCCTGGGCGGAACTCGCCCACGCCGACGAGGAGGCGCGTCCGCTCGACGAGCTCACCCGTCAACTCGCCAGGTCCAGACGTCCGCTCTCGGTGGTCTTCGCCGTCACCGGGTCCGGTGCGTCAGCGGCGCGACTCCAGCGAGCCGCCACCGCGTTCGACCCCGGCGTCGCCGTGATTGCGATCCGCTGCGAACTTCTGGCCGACCCGCATGCGCGGCGTGCGGACGCCTGCACCGTGCTCACGGTCGGCATGCTCAGCGACCTGCCGAGACTGCTCCTCAGGGGAGGCGGCGCATGA